Proteins from one Panthera leo isolate Ple1 chromosome D1, P.leo_Ple1_pat1.1, whole genome shotgun sequence genomic window:
- the SSH3 gene encoding protein phosphatase Slingshot homolog 3 isoform X2 has translation MALVTVSRSPPASGHSTPVGPTDQASKRRSRLQRRQSFAVLRGAVLGLQDGEDNGEAADAGPEAVEGPPGEERPHSDQTDDGQGPQSPQKQEQSQHLHLMVELLRPQDDIRLAAQLEAARPPRLRYLLVVSTREHQSQDETVLLGVDFPDSSSPSCTLGLVLPLWSDTQVYLDGDGGFSVTSGGQSRIFKPISIQTMWATLQVLHQACEAALGGGLVPGGSALTWAGYYQDRLSSDQSCLNEWMAMADLESLRPPSAEPGRPSEQEQMEQAIRAELWEVLDTSDLESVTSKEIRQALELRLGRPLQQYRDFIDNQTLLLMAQQDRASRIFPHLYLGSEWNAANLEELQRNRVSHILNVAREIDNFYPDRFIYHNVRLWDEESAQLLPHWKETHGFVEAARAQGTRVLVHCKMGVSRSAATVIAYAMKQYGWSLEQALRHVQELRPIARPNPGFLRQLQTYQGILTASRQSHIWEQKVGGASPEEPLAPETSTPFPPLPPEPGGSGEVKAMGLEESQSALKEEPGPRPRINLRGVMRSISLLEPSSELESISGASDLPEVFSSNESSEEDPPVPFPQLSKAKGGEPGPKGPWPALKSHQSVVALNSAALVASRTRALQEQAEAGRSSTSRLRKVVRQASVDGSGEEGEA, from the exons ATGGCCCTGGTCACAGTGAGCCGCTCCCCTCCGGCCAGCGGCCACTCCACGCCTGTAGGGCCCACG GACCAGGCATCCAAGCGGAGAAGCCGGCTCCAGCGAAG GCAGAGCTTTGCAGTGCTCCGTGGGGCTGTCCTGGGACTGCAGGACGGAGAGGACAATGGAGAAGCAGCTGACGCTGGCCCTGAGGCAGTGGAGGGACCCCCGGGGGAAGAACGGCCCCACAGCGACCAGACAGACGATGGGCAGGGGCCCCAGAGTCCCCAGAAGCAGGAGCAGAGTCAGCACCTGCACCTCATGGTGGAGCTGCTGAGGCCACAGGACGACATCCGCCTG GCAGCCCAGCTGGAGGCGGCACGGCCCCCTCGGCTCCGCTACCTGCTGGTAGTTTCCACAAGAGAACATCAGAGCCAGGATGAGACAGTCCTCTTGGGAGTGGATTTCCCCGACAGCAG CTCCCCGAGCTGCACCCTGGGCCTGGTCTTGCCTCTCTGGAGTGACACCCAGGTGTACCTAGATGGAGACGG GGGCTTCAGTGTGACGTCCGGTGGGCAGAGCCGAATCTTCAAGCCCATCTCCATCCAGACCATGTG GGCCACACTCCAGGTGTTGCACCAGGCATGCGAGGCGGCTCTTGGCGGCGGTCTTGTGCCAGGGGGTAGTGCCCTTACCTGGGCTGGATACTACCAGGACAGACTGAGCTCTGACCAGAGCTGCCTCAACGAGTGGATGGCCATGGCCGACCTGGAATCCCTGCGGCCTCCCAGCGCCGAGCCTGGCCG GCCCTCAGAGCAGGAGCAGATGGAGCAGGCGATCCGGGCTGAGCTGTGGGAGGTGCTGGACACCAGCGACCTGGAGAGCGTCACTTCCAAAGAG ATCCGCCAGGCCCTGGAGTTGCGCCTGGGCCGTCCTCTCCAACAGTACCGCGACTTCATTGATAACCAGACGCTGCTGCTCATGGCCCAGCAGGACCGCGCCTCCCGCATCTTCCCCCACCTCTACCTG GGCTCAGAGTGGAATGCGGCAAACCTGGAGGAGCTACAGAGGAACAG GGTCAGCCACATCTTGAACGTGGCCCGCGAGATTGACAACTTCTACCCCGATCGCTTCATCTACCACAACGTGCGCCTCTGGGATGAGGAGTCAGCCCAGCTGCTACCCCACTGGAAGGAGACGCACGGCTTCGTGGAGGCCGCGAG AGCACAGGGCACTCGGGTGCTAGTCCACTGCAAGATGGGCGTCAGCCGCTCAGCTGCCACGGTGATAGCTTATGCCATGAAGCAGTATGGCTGGAGTCtggagcaggctctgcgccaCGTGCAGGAGCTCCGGCCCATCGCCCGCCCCAACCCTGGCTTTCTGCGCCAGCTGCAGACCTACCAGGGCATCTTGACCGCCAG CCGGCAGAGCCACATCTGGGAGCAGAAAGTGGGTGGGGCTTCCCCGGAGGAGCCCCTCGCCCCGGAGACGTCTACACCATTCCCACCTCTTCCGCCGGAAccagggggcagtggggaggtgaAGGCTATGGGTTTGGAGGAGAGCCAGTCAGCCCTGAAAGAGGAGCCTGGGCCACGGCCCCGTATCAACCTCCGAGGGGTCATGAGGTCCATCAGCCTCCTGGAGCCTTCCTCGGAGCTGGAAAGCATTTCAGGGGCCAGTGACCTGCCAGAG GTGTTTTCTTCAAACGAGTCTTCAGAAGAAGACCCTCCGGTGCCCTTCCCTCAGCTCTCAAAGGCCAAGGGAGGCGAGCCGGGTCCCAAGGGGCCTTGGCCTGCCCTGAAGTCCCACCAGTCTGTGGTCGCCCTCAACAGCGCCGCCCTGGTGGCCAGCCGGACCCGGGCCTTGCAGGAGCAGGCAGAGGCCGGCCGTTCCTCCACATCCAGGCTCCGGAAGGTGGTGAGGCAGGCCAGTGTGGatggcagtggggaggagggcgAGGCTTGA
- the SSH3 gene encoding protein phosphatase Slingshot homolog 3 isoform X1, protein MALVTVSRSPPASGHSTPVGPTQDQASKRRSRLQRRQSFAVLRGAVLGLQDGEDNGEAADAGPEAVEGPPGEERPHSDQTDDGQGPQSPQKQEQSQHLHLMVELLRPQDDIRLAAQLEAARPPRLRYLLVVSTREHQSQDETVLLGVDFPDSSSPSCTLGLVLPLWSDTQVYLDGDGGFSVTSGGQSRIFKPISIQTMWATLQVLHQACEAALGGGLVPGGSALTWAGYYQDRLSSDQSCLNEWMAMADLESLRPPSAEPGRPSEQEQMEQAIRAELWEVLDTSDLESVTSKEIRQALELRLGRPLQQYRDFIDNQTLLLMAQQDRASRIFPHLYLGSEWNAANLEELQRNRVSHILNVAREIDNFYPDRFIYHNVRLWDEESAQLLPHWKETHGFVEAARAQGTRVLVHCKMGVSRSAATVIAYAMKQYGWSLEQALRHVQELRPIARPNPGFLRQLQTYQGILTASRQSHIWEQKVGGASPEEPLAPETSTPFPPLPPEPGGSGEVKAMGLEESQSALKEEPGPRPRINLRGVMRSISLLEPSSELESISGASDLPEVFSSNESSEEDPPVPFPQLSKAKGGEPGPKGPWPALKSHQSVVALNSAALVASRTRALQEQAEAGRSSTSRLRKVVRQASVDGSGEEGEA, encoded by the exons ATGGCCCTGGTCACAGTGAGCCGCTCCCCTCCGGCCAGCGGCCACTCCACGCCTGTAGGGCCCACG CAGGACCAGGCATCCAAGCGGAGAAGCCGGCTCCAGCGAAG GCAGAGCTTTGCAGTGCTCCGTGGGGCTGTCCTGGGACTGCAGGACGGAGAGGACAATGGAGAAGCAGCTGACGCTGGCCCTGAGGCAGTGGAGGGACCCCCGGGGGAAGAACGGCCCCACAGCGACCAGACAGACGATGGGCAGGGGCCCCAGAGTCCCCAGAAGCAGGAGCAGAGTCAGCACCTGCACCTCATGGTGGAGCTGCTGAGGCCACAGGACGACATCCGCCTG GCAGCCCAGCTGGAGGCGGCACGGCCCCCTCGGCTCCGCTACCTGCTGGTAGTTTCCACAAGAGAACATCAGAGCCAGGATGAGACAGTCCTCTTGGGAGTGGATTTCCCCGACAGCAG CTCCCCGAGCTGCACCCTGGGCCTGGTCTTGCCTCTCTGGAGTGACACCCAGGTGTACCTAGATGGAGACGG GGGCTTCAGTGTGACGTCCGGTGGGCAGAGCCGAATCTTCAAGCCCATCTCCATCCAGACCATGTG GGCCACACTCCAGGTGTTGCACCAGGCATGCGAGGCGGCTCTTGGCGGCGGTCTTGTGCCAGGGGGTAGTGCCCTTACCTGGGCTGGATACTACCAGGACAGACTGAGCTCTGACCAGAGCTGCCTCAACGAGTGGATGGCCATGGCCGACCTGGAATCCCTGCGGCCTCCCAGCGCCGAGCCTGGCCG GCCCTCAGAGCAGGAGCAGATGGAGCAGGCGATCCGGGCTGAGCTGTGGGAGGTGCTGGACACCAGCGACCTGGAGAGCGTCACTTCCAAAGAG ATCCGCCAGGCCCTGGAGTTGCGCCTGGGCCGTCCTCTCCAACAGTACCGCGACTTCATTGATAACCAGACGCTGCTGCTCATGGCCCAGCAGGACCGCGCCTCCCGCATCTTCCCCCACCTCTACCTG GGCTCAGAGTGGAATGCGGCAAACCTGGAGGAGCTACAGAGGAACAG GGTCAGCCACATCTTGAACGTGGCCCGCGAGATTGACAACTTCTACCCCGATCGCTTCATCTACCACAACGTGCGCCTCTGGGATGAGGAGTCAGCCCAGCTGCTACCCCACTGGAAGGAGACGCACGGCTTCGTGGAGGCCGCGAG AGCACAGGGCACTCGGGTGCTAGTCCACTGCAAGATGGGCGTCAGCCGCTCAGCTGCCACGGTGATAGCTTATGCCATGAAGCAGTATGGCTGGAGTCtggagcaggctctgcgccaCGTGCAGGAGCTCCGGCCCATCGCCCGCCCCAACCCTGGCTTTCTGCGCCAGCTGCAGACCTACCAGGGCATCTTGACCGCCAG CCGGCAGAGCCACATCTGGGAGCAGAAAGTGGGTGGGGCTTCCCCGGAGGAGCCCCTCGCCCCGGAGACGTCTACACCATTCCCACCTCTTCCGCCGGAAccagggggcagtggggaggtgaAGGCTATGGGTTTGGAGGAGAGCCAGTCAGCCCTGAAAGAGGAGCCTGGGCCACGGCCCCGTATCAACCTCCGAGGGGTCATGAGGTCCATCAGCCTCCTGGAGCCTTCCTCGGAGCTGGAAAGCATTTCAGGGGCCAGTGACCTGCCAGAG GTGTTTTCTTCAAACGAGTCTTCAGAAGAAGACCCTCCGGTGCCCTTCCCTCAGCTCTCAAAGGCCAAGGGAGGCGAGCCGGGTCCCAAGGGGCCTTGGCCTGCCCTGAAGTCCCACCAGTCTGTGGTCGCCCTCAACAGCGCCGCCCTGGTGGCCAGCCGGACCCGGGCCTTGCAGGAGCAGGCAGAGGCCGGCCGTTCCTCCACATCCAGGCTCCGGAAGGTGGTGAGGCAGGCCAGTGTGGatggcagtggggaggagggcgAGGCTTGA
- the SSH3 gene encoding protein phosphatase Slingshot homolog 3 isoform X3 gives MALVTVSRSPPASGHSTPVGPTQDQASKRRSRLQRRQSFAVLRGAVLGLQDGEDNGEAADAGPEAVEGPPGEERPHSDQTDDGQGPQSPQKQEQSQHLHLMVELLRPQDDIRLAAQLEAARPPRLRYLLVVSTREHQSQDETVLLGVDFPDSSSPSCTLGLVLPLWSDTQVYLDGDGGFSVTSGGQSRIFKPISIQTMWATLQVLHQACEAALGGGLVPGGSALTWAGYYQDRLSSDQSCLNEWMAMADLESLRPPSAEPGRPSEQEQMEQAIRAELWEVLDTSDLESVTSKEIRQALELRLGRPLQQYRDFIDNQTLLLMAQQDRASRIFPHLYLGSEWNAANLEELQRNRVSHILNVAREIDNFYPDRFIYHNVRLWDEESAQLLPHWKETHGFVEAARAQGTRVLVHCKMGVSRSAATVIAYAMKQYGWSLEQALRHVQELRPIARPNPGFLRQLQTYQGILTASRQSHIWEQKVGGASPEEPLAPETSTPFPPLPPEPGGSGEVKAMGLEESQSALKEEPGPRPRINLRGVMRSISLLEPSSELESISGASDLPEGQGCPAMARASSPGRELDTQLPTPDEVEKMLCGPSQI, from the exons ATGGCCCTGGTCACAGTGAGCCGCTCCCCTCCGGCCAGCGGCCACTCCACGCCTGTAGGGCCCACG CAGGACCAGGCATCCAAGCGGAGAAGCCGGCTCCAGCGAAG GCAGAGCTTTGCAGTGCTCCGTGGGGCTGTCCTGGGACTGCAGGACGGAGAGGACAATGGAGAAGCAGCTGACGCTGGCCCTGAGGCAGTGGAGGGACCCCCGGGGGAAGAACGGCCCCACAGCGACCAGACAGACGATGGGCAGGGGCCCCAGAGTCCCCAGAAGCAGGAGCAGAGTCAGCACCTGCACCTCATGGTGGAGCTGCTGAGGCCACAGGACGACATCCGCCTG GCAGCCCAGCTGGAGGCGGCACGGCCCCCTCGGCTCCGCTACCTGCTGGTAGTTTCCACAAGAGAACATCAGAGCCAGGATGAGACAGTCCTCTTGGGAGTGGATTTCCCCGACAGCAG CTCCCCGAGCTGCACCCTGGGCCTGGTCTTGCCTCTCTGGAGTGACACCCAGGTGTACCTAGATGGAGACGG GGGCTTCAGTGTGACGTCCGGTGGGCAGAGCCGAATCTTCAAGCCCATCTCCATCCAGACCATGTG GGCCACACTCCAGGTGTTGCACCAGGCATGCGAGGCGGCTCTTGGCGGCGGTCTTGTGCCAGGGGGTAGTGCCCTTACCTGGGCTGGATACTACCAGGACAGACTGAGCTCTGACCAGAGCTGCCTCAACGAGTGGATGGCCATGGCCGACCTGGAATCCCTGCGGCCTCCCAGCGCCGAGCCTGGCCG GCCCTCAGAGCAGGAGCAGATGGAGCAGGCGATCCGGGCTGAGCTGTGGGAGGTGCTGGACACCAGCGACCTGGAGAGCGTCACTTCCAAAGAG ATCCGCCAGGCCCTGGAGTTGCGCCTGGGCCGTCCTCTCCAACAGTACCGCGACTTCATTGATAACCAGACGCTGCTGCTCATGGCCCAGCAGGACCGCGCCTCCCGCATCTTCCCCCACCTCTACCTG GGCTCAGAGTGGAATGCGGCAAACCTGGAGGAGCTACAGAGGAACAG GGTCAGCCACATCTTGAACGTGGCCCGCGAGATTGACAACTTCTACCCCGATCGCTTCATCTACCACAACGTGCGCCTCTGGGATGAGGAGTCAGCCCAGCTGCTACCCCACTGGAAGGAGACGCACGGCTTCGTGGAGGCCGCGAG AGCACAGGGCACTCGGGTGCTAGTCCACTGCAAGATGGGCGTCAGCCGCTCAGCTGCCACGGTGATAGCTTATGCCATGAAGCAGTATGGCTGGAGTCtggagcaggctctgcgccaCGTGCAGGAGCTCCGGCCCATCGCCCGCCCCAACCCTGGCTTTCTGCGCCAGCTGCAGACCTACCAGGGCATCTTGACCGCCAG CCGGCAGAGCCACATCTGGGAGCAGAAAGTGGGTGGGGCTTCCCCGGAGGAGCCCCTCGCCCCGGAGACGTCTACACCATTCCCACCTCTTCCGCCGGAAccagggggcagtggggaggtgaAGGCTATGGGTTTGGAGGAGAGCCAGTCAGCCCTGAAAGAGGAGCCTGGGCCACGGCCCCGTATCAACCTCCGAGGGGTCATGAGGTCCATCAGCCTCCTGGAGCCTTCCTCGGAGCTGGAAAGCATTTCAGGGGCCAGTGACCTGCCAGAG GGGCAGGGCTGTCCAGCCATGGCACGAGCATCCTCCCCAGGCCGAGAGCTGGACACCCAACTGCCAACCCCAGATGAGGTGGAGAAGATGCTCTGCGGCCCCTCCCAAATCTGA
- the SSH3 gene encoding protein phosphatase Slingshot homolog 3 isoform X4: protein MALVTVSRSPPASGHSTPVGPTQDQASKRRSRLQRRQSFAVLRGAVLGLQDGEDNGEAADAGPEAVEGPPGEERPHSDQTDDGQGPQSPQKQEQSQHLHLMVELLRPQDDIRLAAQLEAARPPRLRYLLVVSTREHQSQDETVLLGVDFPDSSSPSCTLGLVLPLWSDTQVYLDGDGGFSVTSGGQSRIFKPISIQTMWATLQVLHQACEAALGGGLVPGGSALTWAGYYQDRLSSDQSCLNEWMAMADLESLRPPSAEPGRPSEQEQMEQAIRAELWEVLDTSDLESVTSKEIRQALELRLGRPLQQYRDFIDNQTLLLMAQQDRASRIFPHLYLGSEWNAANLEELQRNRVSHILNVAREIDNFYPDRFIYHNVRLWDEESAQLLPHWKETHGFVEAARAQGTRVLVHCKMGVSRSAATVIAYAMKQYGWSLEQALRHVQELRPIARPNPGFLRQLQTYQGILTASRQSHIWEQKVGGASPEEPLAPETSTPFPPLPPEPGGSGEVKAMGLEESQSALKEEPGPRPRINLRGVMRSISLLEPSSELESISGASDLPESSRGDLVGGQ, encoded by the exons ATGGCCCTGGTCACAGTGAGCCGCTCCCCTCCGGCCAGCGGCCACTCCACGCCTGTAGGGCCCACG CAGGACCAGGCATCCAAGCGGAGAAGCCGGCTCCAGCGAAG GCAGAGCTTTGCAGTGCTCCGTGGGGCTGTCCTGGGACTGCAGGACGGAGAGGACAATGGAGAAGCAGCTGACGCTGGCCCTGAGGCAGTGGAGGGACCCCCGGGGGAAGAACGGCCCCACAGCGACCAGACAGACGATGGGCAGGGGCCCCAGAGTCCCCAGAAGCAGGAGCAGAGTCAGCACCTGCACCTCATGGTGGAGCTGCTGAGGCCACAGGACGACATCCGCCTG GCAGCCCAGCTGGAGGCGGCACGGCCCCCTCGGCTCCGCTACCTGCTGGTAGTTTCCACAAGAGAACATCAGAGCCAGGATGAGACAGTCCTCTTGGGAGTGGATTTCCCCGACAGCAG CTCCCCGAGCTGCACCCTGGGCCTGGTCTTGCCTCTCTGGAGTGACACCCAGGTGTACCTAGATGGAGACGG GGGCTTCAGTGTGACGTCCGGTGGGCAGAGCCGAATCTTCAAGCCCATCTCCATCCAGACCATGTG GGCCACACTCCAGGTGTTGCACCAGGCATGCGAGGCGGCTCTTGGCGGCGGTCTTGTGCCAGGGGGTAGTGCCCTTACCTGGGCTGGATACTACCAGGACAGACTGAGCTCTGACCAGAGCTGCCTCAACGAGTGGATGGCCATGGCCGACCTGGAATCCCTGCGGCCTCCCAGCGCCGAGCCTGGCCG GCCCTCAGAGCAGGAGCAGATGGAGCAGGCGATCCGGGCTGAGCTGTGGGAGGTGCTGGACACCAGCGACCTGGAGAGCGTCACTTCCAAAGAG ATCCGCCAGGCCCTGGAGTTGCGCCTGGGCCGTCCTCTCCAACAGTACCGCGACTTCATTGATAACCAGACGCTGCTGCTCATGGCCCAGCAGGACCGCGCCTCCCGCATCTTCCCCCACCTCTACCTG GGCTCAGAGTGGAATGCGGCAAACCTGGAGGAGCTACAGAGGAACAG GGTCAGCCACATCTTGAACGTGGCCCGCGAGATTGACAACTTCTACCCCGATCGCTTCATCTACCACAACGTGCGCCTCTGGGATGAGGAGTCAGCCCAGCTGCTACCCCACTGGAAGGAGACGCACGGCTTCGTGGAGGCCGCGAG AGCACAGGGCACTCGGGTGCTAGTCCACTGCAAGATGGGCGTCAGCCGCTCAGCTGCCACGGTGATAGCTTATGCCATGAAGCAGTATGGCTGGAGTCtggagcaggctctgcgccaCGTGCAGGAGCTCCGGCCCATCGCCCGCCCCAACCCTGGCTTTCTGCGCCAGCTGCAGACCTACCAGGGCATCTTGACCGCCAG CCGGCAGAGCCACATCTGGGAGCAGAAAGTGGGTGGGGCTTCCCCGGAGGAGCCCCTCGCCCCGGAGACGTCTACACCATTCCCACCTCTTCCGCCGGAAccagggggcagtggggaggtgaAGGCTATGGGTTTGGAGGAGAGCCAGTCAGCCCTGAAAGAGGAGCCTGGGCCACGGCCCCGTATCAACCTCCGAGGGGTCATGAGGTCCATCAGCCTCCTGGAGCCTTCCTCGGAGCTGGAAAGCATTTCAGGGGCCAGTGACCTGCCAGAG AGCAGCCGAGGAGACCTCGTGGGCGGTCAGTGA